From Polaribacter butkevichii, a single genomic window includes:
- a CDS encoding phosphoribosylaminoimidazole carboxylase → MLKKSLFFVSLFAFFSCGEDNLPDNCLRPASFSRVISSNNPDFNKALTPNGFAIFPGGIKGILLFNTGKSKNTYVAFDLICPTNDCNNQMVFENRLLKCTCDGSTYSVDIGGIPQTPGFICPALEYKVTEIGNSIRISNY, encoded by the coding sequence ATGTTAAAAAAATCACTCTTTTTTGTTAGTTTATTTGCATTTTTTTCTTGTGGAGAGGATAATCTTCCTGATAACTGTTTACGCCCAGCTTCTTTTAGCAGAGTAATATCTTCTAACAACCCTGATTTCAATAAAGCGTTAACACCGAATGGGTTTGCTATATTTCCTGGAGGTATAAAAGGAATTTTACTCTTTAATACAGGAAAAAGCAAAAATACTTATGTTGCATTCGATTTGATTTGTCCGACCAATGATTGTAATAATCAAATGGTATTTGAAAACAGATTATTAAAATGCACTTGCGATGGAAGTACTTACAGTGTAGATATTGGAGGAATACCTCAAACACCAGGTTTTATTTGTCCTGCGTTAGAATACAAAGTCACAGAAATTGGAAATTCAATTCGAATCAGTAATTATTAA
- the greA gene encoding transcription elongation factor GreA, giving the protein MSDISYYSAEGLKKLKEELVQLEQVERPRVTQEIADARDKGDLSENAEYHAAKEEQSHLEFKIAKLKNVISNARIIDESQLDTSKVLIHSIVKIKNSANGMEFSYTLVADSETDVRNGKLSVNSPIGKGLLGKKVGDIAEIKVPNGIMKFEIVEISR; this is encoded by the coding sequence ATGAGCGATATATCATATTATTCGGCAGAAGGATTAAAGAAATTGAAGGAAGAATTGGTGCAACTAGAGCAAGTAGAAAGACCAAGAGTAACACAAGAAATTGCAGATGCAAGAGATAAAGGAGATTTAAGTGAAAATGCAGAATACCATGCAGCAAAAGAAGAACAATCTCACTTAGAGTTTAAGATTGCAAAATTAAAAAATGTAATTTCTAATGCTAGAATTATAGATGAATCTCAATTAGATACTTCTAAAGTACTGATTCATTCTATCGTTAAAATAAAAAATTCTGCAAACGGAATGGAGTTTTCTTACACCTTGGTAGCAGATTCTGAAACCGATGTTAGAAACGGTAAATTATCTGTAAACTCACCAATAGGTAAAGGTTTGCTAGGTAAAAAAGTTGGAGATATTGCAGAAATTAAGGTTCCTAACGGAATTATGAAATTCGAGATTGTAGAAATTTCGAGATAA
- a CDS encoding HIT family protein codes for MSIFTKIIEGEIPCYKVAEDDNYIAFLDINPNAKGHTLVVPKKEENKLFDLSKEEYLNLMDFSYRVAKALEKAVACKRVCMSVIGLEVPHVHVHLVPTNQMADMQFTQKVTLTNDEFVALAASISNQFE; via the coding sequence ATGAGCATTTTTACAAAAATAATAGAAGGAGAAATTCCGTGTTACAAAGTAGCAGAAGACGATAATTATATTGCTTTTTTAGATATCAACCCAAATGCAAAAGGACACACTTTAGTAGTGCCAAAAAAGGAAGAAAATAAATTATTCGACTTGTCTAAAGAAGAGTATTTAAACCTAATGGACTTTTCTTACCGAGTTGCAAAAGCTTTAGAAAAAGCAGTTGCTTGTAAAAGAGTTTGTATGAGTGTTATTGGTTTAGAAGTGCCACATGTACATGTGCATTTAGTGCCAACAAACCAAATGGCAGATATGCAATTTACACAAAAAGTAACATTAACAAACGATGAGTTTGTGGCGTTAGCAGCAAGTATTTCTAATCAATTTGAATAA